The genomic stretch GAAATGAATTTAGTAAATGAAGTCGGAATTATTAAGTGAAACCCAGGGTGCGTGACAGTCTGTAGTGAAGAGGGACACGGTGACTTCTAGGAGCATGTACCAATTTAGAGCAAAATGAAAGACCACCTAACCTAATGAACTAAGAGTCACCACTACCTAAGGCATGTGCTGCCAGGTGGGGGTGGGGAGGGGCTTTAATCTTATACCACaatcaattaattaattaggtaatatttcattacccgataattaactaattacccgcatatttaagaattgtctcaaattacttaaaattttatttatttttgatacaCTTTATACACCGTACTATTATGGTAATGTAGTACCAtgtaaaataaattcatacaCTATTATTCATTAATATATCTATGTAAACATACATATaatttctcaacttataattttctaatctcatataacgagtacaaattttcgtatgcttaattcttaaaatggtaaaaaaagataaccttcttttcttgtgaaaaaataattcatatctttacaataaagacaATCTCATAAATTTTTCTCATATAATATTTAcaatttaaagcatattcgaaaATAGTAacattaataactatataaaatcatatttttcaaactgaTCAGAATTACCAATCCGTGTTGTCTATTTGATCTTATAAATTTCAACACTGCTACAAATGAGTTACCTGGATTGACATCCCTTTGGACTTTTGGTGTAAACCCCTCTATGCATGAAGTTAAAAGGGCCGCTGGAGACAATTTAACATAAAGCATATAAGCTAACTTGAATTATATCCCAATTCAACCGGTCCTTGTCTTTCTTATTATATGAAGATTAACATCTTGAGTTGTTCAAGATTTCCATCTTTATTTGCTGCGCTTTGATATTTATAGGGTACAtattttttctttacaaaaatgttccactcaaaatatcatatcaaatatatataacagtatcaatgttgttaaacttacgggatGTAACACTCGTACTCTCAAATCACACGAATaattcacaatctttccttatatcactgcgggagccttgcatttagttttgaaaattattttttcgaaATAGCATCCCacgttttagcccaccttatcataccgcatggcttctagtagttcccctactagccacaCATATCAAGCCTATCTTATCTCACTGCATGTGTTTTAACCCCATAATCTTATACCActgcatgcgtatcaatatcacaactatcacaaatcgcacctcaaatgCCCAATATCACAACTTGCAAAAGAAACCAACAACATAGTATTTTCACAATAAAGAGCTCGTGACTCAACCACAATGTACACAAGAGTCTCAGCAATAATAACCGGAAGTGAATAACTCAATAAAATAGTATTTCACAACTTAACACTTTGCCTCAACGTGAATCACAACCTTTATAACTCAAtaccaatttcaacaacaagataTACCAAGAAAAACAAGTTCAAGTAAGAATCCAACAGTCAAATAAAAAATATGGAATAAAGGAAAACAAGAACATCAACTAAACATGTAGTGCAATTAACAAATAAGAGCTAAGACAAATAGAGCATGTGAAATAGACTAATGATGAAGAAGATAACATGTTAAGATAACTCAATAAAGGGATGAGAGAAATCTACATAGCTAAAACTGGTAAATTTTCACATTTagcccgtgtacacactcgtcactttGCGTACACGGCTTCCACACATCATAATTATCACAAACAACACCAATCCTAAGGGATATTtttcctacacaaagttaggcaagacacttacctcaaaacaCATTAACTCAATCCACTAATAGGCCTTTCCCTCGATTTTCCAACTCCGAAAATGTCGAATCTAGCTAAAACAACTTTATACCATAAATATAAACTATAGGAAGCTAATTCGAATAATTAAGTAATGATCTTTGCAAAGAaaaaaaagtcaactcaaaaagtcAATCCGAGCACgcgtctcggaacccgaccaaAATTACAAAATCCGATAACAAGTCCAACTatacaagaattactcaaatcGCCCTTCAAAACTAAAAAATTTAATTTAGGaagtttttaactttttttttcaaatttccaactcaaatccctaattagATGATGAAAATTATATAGcaatagattcatgaaatataaacCAATCCTGGTTAGAATCACTTAGAATCAAAATCCCTCGAAAACGCACCTCACACCAAGCTCTCTAGGtccaaaatatgaaaaaaataagatgaaccctcgtttttgaaattATAATCTGTTGCCTAGTGATTTCTCCTCCGCGAACGCGGAAagtgcctcgcgttcgcgaagcacaaattaagCTGCTACCAAAATTCCTCTTCCGCGAACATGAGAACCTACTCGCGAACGCGGTGGCCAAATGATCTCAAGCTTCCCGAACCGAAGCCttattcgcgaacgcgtagaccaAACGCGTGAGGTCCCCAGCTTGCctctcttcttcgcgaacgcaggtCCCTACCTGTGATGGCAATGCACAAACCCACTGACCCTTCACGAATGCGTGGCCTTCTTCACGCTTTGATTAAATTTCCAGCAACCCTTCAAGACTCTACACGAACGCGGTAAAACCTTCGGAAATGCGTATAAGGGAACCATACCTGTAGAAAATAAGTAGCTTCAGCAATCCTTCCGGTTCCGAAATCGCGAACATGGTCCGAATTACAcctaaggccctcgggacctcaatcaagCATACCAACAAGCCTCAAACCATCATATGAACATGCTCGAAGcgtcaaatcatatcaaacaacactGGAATCATGAATCATGCATCGATTTAAGCCTAAGGAACTTGTGAACTTCTGAATTCCAAAACTAATGCCGATTCATACCAAAACATCTCCGGttgactttaaattttgcacacaagttaatAGTGACATGACGAACCtgttccaacttccagaatcaaaATTTGACCCAGATATCAATAacgtcaactcccggtcaaactttccaaccttccaaaccttcaactttttaacttttgccaattcacgCCAAAACAAACCACGGACCTCCAAGCCAACATCCAGACACGTTCCTAAGTCTAAAATAACCATACAGCGCTATTGGAACCTTTAAAACTCTATTTCGGAGTTGTCTCCACAGAAGTCAAACTACGGCCAACTCTATCAACTTAAGACTCCAACTTAGGGACTTTATGCTCCATTTCACTTCGAAACTCACCTGGAATTAAACCCAAACACCCCTGACAAGTCACATAATGATGATATAACGTAGAGGAGGCAATAAAGAGGGGATCGAGGCTAAAATACTCagaacgaccggccgggtcgttacatccttcaCCTCTTAAAACAAaagttcatcctcgaacgagtatagagacatacttgaagtagtgaaaagattagGATAACAGCTACGCATGTCATggtcggtctcccaagtcgcctcctcgactggttgaccCCTCTAGTGAACCTTCACTGAAGTAATGTTCTTCGACCTGAACTTTtggacctgcctgtccaatatggccaccagctcctcaacataagacaaatccttgtccaactggactgagctgaaatccaacacatgagacggatcaccgtgatacttccgaagcatagaaatatggaatactggatgaactaTAGCTCGACTAGGTGGCAGTGTAGACTTGTAAggcacctctccaatcctctcgagaatctcaaaaggtccaatataCCAAGAGCTCAGCTTggccttcttcccgaacctcataacacctttcatggatGAAATCCAAAGCAAGACCTGCTCCTCAACCATGAATGAAACGTCGTGAACCTTCCGATCTGTATAATTGTTCTATCTAGATTGGGCTGTGCGAAGCCAATCTTGAATCAATTTAACCgtatccaaagcatcctgaaccaagtctgtacccaataccCTAGCATCACCCAGTttgaaccaacccaccggagatcgacaccgcctccgatacaaggcctcatatggtgccatctgaatgctcgactagtagctgttattgtaggcaaactccgtaaGCGGCAAAAATTTATCCCAAGAACCCCCTAACTCTATCACATATGCACGAAGCATATaatctaatatctgaatagtgcgctcagctGTCTATCCGTCTGAGGGTGGAATGTTGTACCCAACTCAACCCGCATGCCTAACTTACGCTGTACGACCCTCCAGAATCGCGATGTAAAGTGCGTACTCGGTCAGAGATGATGGATACCAGCACGCCATGGAGTTTGACAATCTCACGAATATAAACCtgagccaactgctctgaagaataagtagtcaccactggaatgaaatgggccgacttggtcaacctatccataattacccattttgcatcgaacttcctttgagtccgtgggagcccaacaacaaaatccatagtaacccGTTTGCATtttcactctggaatctctagcCTCTGAAGCAACCCACTTGgccgctgatgctcatacttcacctgctgataatttaGGCACCAAGCTatatactccactatgtccttcttcattctcctccaccaatagtgcttcctCCATTCCTAATACATCTtaacggcacccggatgaatggagtatCGCAAACTATGAGCCTCCTTAAGAATCAGCTCACGCAAattatctacattgggcacacataaccTGTCCTGCATCAGTAACACACCGTCATCCCTAATAGTGACCTCTTGGTATCGCCGTGCTGAACTGTGTCCTTGAGGATAAGCAGATGGGGGTCATCCTACTAATGCTCTCTGATATGATCATATAGGGAAGACCGAGTAACCACACGAGCCAAAACTTGACTCGGATACGaaacatccaatctaacaaactggttggtCAAGGCCTGAACACCCGATGCCAATGGCCTCTCCGCTGCTAGTAAATATACTAAACTGCCTAAGCTCTCTACCTTTCGACCcaacatcggccaccacattaacCTTCCTGGGATAatatagaatggtgatatcatagtcttaaccaactctaaccatctccactGACACAATTTAAGATCTTTCTATTTGAACAGACCTGCAAACTCCGGTGGTCGGTATACacctcacaagggacaccgtacaaatagttccaccaaatcttcaaggcatgaacaatagctgctaactcaaggtcgtggacaagatagttcttctcatacaCCTTCAGTTGtctagatgcgtaggcaatcaccctaccgtcctgcatcaacactgcatcgaGGCCAACACGTGACGCATCACAGTATAAGACCTCGAACccgtaggcaataccaacactgggGCTATAGCCAAAGTAGTGCTGAACTtttgaaagctcttctcacactcctcagtccacctgaacggagcacccttctgggtcaaccttcTCATAGGTGCaacaatagatgagaaaccctctaaGAATCAGCGATAATAccctgccaaaccaaggaaactccaaatctcagtagctgaagacggtctaggccaactctctTGATCCTCTCACTCGAAACTACATGACCCAAAAACACCGCCgaatcaagccaaaattcacactttgaaaattttgcaaacaactttttttctctcaaggtctgaagcatggtcctcaggtgctgctcatgatcctccacACCAAGATGTCATTAATAAAcacaatgacaaatgagtcaagataaggctggaaTACACTATTTATCAAGTGCATGAATGGtgctagggcattggttagcACAAATGACAtcataaggaactcataatgaccatatcgagtcctgaaggCAGTTTCAGAATATCCGGCTCCTGAaccttcaactgatgatagcctgaccgcaagtcaatctttgagaacactctggcaccctgtagctgatcaaataggtcatcaatataTGGTAACAGATACGTGTTCtttactgtaaccttgttcaactgtcgataatcaacacacatgCGCATAGAactatccttcttctttacaaacaagaccggagcaccccaaggtgatacactaggctgaatgcaacccttatcaagcaacttcTACAACT from Nicotiana sylvestris chromosome 12, ASM39365v2, whole genome shotgun sequence encodes the following:
- the LOC138883301 gene encoding uncharacterized protein; translated protein: MVEEQVLLWISSMKGVMRFGKKAKLSSWYIGPFEILERIGEVPYKSTLPPSRAIVHPVFHISMLRKYHGDPSHVLDFSSVQLDKDLSYVEELVAILDRQVQKFRSKNITSVKVH